A stretch of Oryza brachyantha chromosome 4, ObraRS2, whole genome shotgun sequence DNA encodes these proteins:
- the LOC102702375 gene encoding heterogeneous nuclear ribonucleoprotein U-like protein 1 has translation MASPDDEAEQQQQQPPPPKRPRRDAPAEPLAARVGLNPADCDLDFDVGGGGGLRGEALHEGGFAYCWSGARATVGVRGGGKYCFGCKVVAEQTVEMEDTAADQQHLCRVGVSRGDDPVGALGETGRSFGFGGTGKFSHQGKFVEYGVKFGVGDTIVCAVDLDSKPLASIGFSRNGEWLGIAKHFDASDKGLGLVAAPVSPMQWESAIFPHVLLKNVVVEMQFIREDGLQLVDGYEPWPLSHVDGNAVFGPVFAQQRECEIVTMVGLPASGKSTWAEKWIKENKEKRFILLGTNLALEQMKVPGLLRKHNYSERFERLMDRATVIFNTLLTRAAKIPRNYIIDQTNVYKNARIRKLRPFANYHKIAVVVFPLPSEHKARAAKRFKEMGKDVPADAVDEMTANFVLPLSKGMPDSKEPFDEVIFVELSRDEAQRNLDEMKRLLPRASTPGYANFNNKNVSSTYGGTIAGTMPPLSPGYHRQMDNPYGSGMQTPGALTHQQAACGIHGFHSPAGINQHQIHISYPNIPYQHQIQSSYPSTPYQHQTQSSYPSTSYEDQIPSGYACNPNHQIHPSYPSTPNQYQSHSTYPNTPSSGHGKNVYGSNGGPSPYNPNPYNMNTNLQQRILAPVGDRNQSHTLVTNAAYGRSGHEAANSVGGPTNAHPSTPAVYSSGNYTHYMQHSNDVHNSGSQYSAPVTRPPYRAPTPNHLNPQTSIRYI, from the exons ATGGCGTCGCCGGACGATGAggccgagcagcagcagcagcagccgccgccgccgaagcgcCCCCGCCGTGATGCCCCGGCGGAACCCCTGGCGGCGCGGGTGGGGCTCAACCCGGCGGACTGCGACCTCG ATttcgacgtcggcggcggtggcgggctcCGGGGGGAGGCGCTGCACGAGGGCGGGTTCGCCTACTGCTGGTCGGGCGCGCGCGCCACGGTTGGAGTCAGGGGTGGCGGGAAGTACTGCTTCGGGTGCAAGGTTGTCGCCGAGCAGACCGTGGAGATGGAGGACACGGCCGCCGACCAGCAGCACCTCTGCCGCGTCGGGGTCTCGAGGGGCGACGACCCCGTGGGGGCCCTCGGGGAGACCGGCCGCAGCTTCGGGTTTGGGGGCACGGGGAAGTTCTCCCATCAGGGCAAGTTTGTGGAGTACGGCGTGAAGTTTGGGGTTGGGGATACGATTGTCTGCGCCGTGGACCTTGATTCGAAGCCACTGGCGTCAATTGGGTTCTCCAGAAACGGGGAGTGGCTTGGCATTGCAAAGCACTTCGATGCGAGTGACAAAGGGCTCGGTTTGGTAGCTGCTCCAGTGAGCCCAATGCAATGGGAGTCGGCAATCTTTCCACATGTGTTGCTGAAGAATGTCGTGGTCGAGATGCAATTCATCAGGGAGGATGGGCTGCAGCTTGTTGATGGTTATGAGCCCTGGCCCTTATCTCATGTCGATGGGAATGCGGTATTTGGCCCTGTGTTTGCACAACAAAGAGAGTGTGAGATCGTGACGATGGTTGGTCTCCCGGCTTCAGGGAAGTCAACGTGGGCAGAGAAGTGGATCAAGGAGAACAAGGAGAAGCGCTTTATCCTTCTTGGAACTAATCTTGCATTGGAGCAAATGAAG GTGCCAGGATTGTTGCGTAAACATAACTACAGTGAGCGCTTTGAACGTTTGATGGATCGTGCCACAGTGATTTTCAACACATTGCTGACCAGGGCCGCAAAGATCCCTCGCAACTACATCATTGATCAGACTAACGTTTACAAGAATGCTCGTATTCGCAAACTAAGGCCATTTGCAAACTACCATAAG ATTGCTGTGGTTGTGTTCCCATTGCCAAGTGAACACAAGGCCCGGGCAGCAAAGCGTTTCAAGGAAATGGGGAAGGACGTGCCAGCTGATGCAGTAGATGAGATGACAG CTAATTTTGTCTTACCCCTATCCAAGGGCATGCCTGATTCGAAAGAGCCCTTTGATGAG GTAATCTTTGTAGAGCTTTCCAGGGATGAAGCCCAGAGAAACCTAGATGAGATGAAACGTTTGCTGCCAAGAGCCTCAACTCCCGGCTATGCCAATTTCAATAACAAAAAT GTGAGCTCAACTTATGGTGGGACTATTGCTGGGACAATGCCACCTCTGTCACCAGGCTATCACCGTCAAATGGACAATCCATATGGAAGTGGTATGCAGACACCAGGGGCCTTGACACACCAACAGGCAGCATGTGGTATCCATGGTTTCCACAGTCCAGCAGGGATTAACCAACATCAAATCCACATAAGCTACCCAAATATACCATACCAACATCAAATCCAATCAAGCTATCCAAGCACCCCATACCAACATCAAACCCAATCAAGTTATCCAAGTACCTCATATGAAGATCAGATTCCCTCTGGCTACGCATGTAATCCAAACCATCAAATTCATCCGAGCTACCCCAGTACCCCAAACCAATACCAAAGCCATTCAACATATCCCAATACCCCATCTTCTGGTCATGGGAAGAATGTATATGGTTCCAATGGTGGCCCAAGTCCATACAATCCTAATCCTTACAACATGAACACGAATTTGCAACAAAGAATTCTAGCGCCCGTGGGTGACAGGAACCAGTCCCATACACTTGTGACAAATGCAGCCTATGGGAGATCTGGCCATGAAGCGGCAAATTCTGTTGGAGGACCAACCAATGCACATCCATCAACTCCTGCCGTGTACAGTTCTGGCAATTACACACACTATATGCAGCATTCTAAtg ATGTACACAACTCTGGGTCGCAGTACTCAGCTCCAGTCACCAGGCCTCCTTACAGAGCTCCTACACCAAACCATTTGAATCCACAGACTAGCATTCGGTACATCTAG